One genomic window of Streptomyces sp. NBC_01498 includes the following:
- a CDS encoding 3' terminal RNA ribose 2'-O-methyltransferase Hen1 produces the protein MFLTISTSGSPERPATDLGFLLHKHPDKAQTFSTAHGIAHVLYPEASVERCTAALLLEIDPVALVRRGKGKGKGRGGAPDAALARYVNDRPYAASSLLAVALSTVFKSALRGVCNALPERAAEPLPLRIEIPAVPAHGGADLVRDLFGPLGWARVDVRPVPLDETFPAWGDSRYVQLVLEGELRLADALRQLYVLLPVLDDAKHYWVAPDEVEKLLRAGEGWLADHPERGLITSRYLSRRWGLTREATERLELVRLAEADDIGVEAIDNAVEDPGPEPEEEANGTPAAPGALPAPATSVASVVPVAPAALTVPDTPAAAPAAPAGKAVSLAERRRAAILAALREAGAATVLDLGCGQGQLVQALLKEARFTKVVGVDVSVRALTVAARRLRVERMSERQASRVTLTQGSLTYTDKRLKGYDAAVLSEVIEHLDLPRLPALEYAVFGTARPATVVVTTPNVEFNVRWETLPAGHVRHRDHRFEWTRAEFRAWADAVAGRHGYTVRYVPVGPDDPEVGPPTQMAVFSTATTTAPATATAPSIGTVTPPTAPTRNTPSTPTAPPAPKEDKAA, from the coding sequence GTGTTCCTGACGATCAGTACCTCCGGCAGCCCTGAACGCCCCGCCACCGACCTCGGGTTTCTGTTGCACAAGCATCCCGACAAGGCGCAGACGTTCTCCACCGCTCACGGCATCGCGCACGTCCTCTATCCCGAGGCGTCCGTCGAGCGGTGCACGGCGGCGCTCCTGCTGGAGATCGACCCCGTGGCACTCGTCCGGCGCGGCAAGGGCAAGGGCAAGGGGCGCGGCGGGGCGCCCGACGCGGCGCTCGCGCGGTATGTCAACGACCGTCCGTACGCCGCGTCCTCGCTGCTCGCCGTCGCGCTGAGCACCGTCTTCAAGAGCGCCCTGCGCGGGGTGTGCAACGCGCTGCCCGAGCGTGCCGCCGAGCCGCTGCCCCTGCGGATCGAGATCCCCGCCGTGCCCGCCCACGGTGGCGCCGACCTGGTCCGTGACCTTTTCGGGCCGCTGGGCTGGGCGAGGGTCGATGTGCGGCCGGTGCCGCTGGACGAGACGTTCCCGGCGTGGGGCGACTCGCGTTACGTACAGCTCGTCCTGGAGGGTGAGCTGCGACTCGCCGACGCGCTGCGGCAGTTGTACGTGCTCCTCCCGGTCCTGGACGACGCGAAGCACTACTGGGTCGCGCCCGACGAGGTCGAGAAACTGTTGCGGGCCGGTGAGGGCTGGCTGGCCGACCACCCGGAGCGCGGGCTCATCACCAGCCGCTATCTGTCCCGCCGTTGGGGTCTGACCAGGGAGGCGACCGAACGCCTCGAACTCGTCCGTCTCGCCGAGGCCGACGACATCGGTGTCGAGGCGATCGACAACGCCGTGGAGGACCCCGGCCCCGAGCCCGAGGAAGAAGCGAACGGCACCCCGGCCGCCCCAGGCGCCTTGCCCGCCCCAGCCACCTCGGTCGCCTCAGTTGTCCCTGTGGCCCCCGCCGCCCTGACCGTCCCGGACACCCCCGCCGCCGCCCCGGCCGCCCCGGCCGGAAAGGCCGTCTCCCTCGCCGAGCGGCGTCGCGCGGCGATCCTTGCCGCCCTGCGCGAGGCGGGCGCCGCCACCGTGCTCGATCTCGGCTGCGGTCAGGGCCAGTTGGTGCAGGCGTTGCTCAAGGAAGCCCGCTTCACCAAGGTCGTCGGGGTCGACGTGTCCGTCCGCGCGCTCACCGTCGCCGCCCGCCGGCTCAGGGTGGAGCGGATGAGCGAGCGCCAGGCGTCGCGCGTCACTCTGACGCAGGGCTCGCTCACGTACACGGACAAACGGCTCAAGGGATACGACGCCGCCGTGCTCAGCGAGGTCATCGAGCATCTGGATCTGCCGAGGCTGCCCGCCCTGGAGTACGCGGTGTTCGGTACGGCCCGGCCCGCGACCGTCGTCGTGACCACACCGAACGTCGAGTTCAACGTCCGCTGGGAGACCCTGCCCGCCGGGCACGTACGCCACCGGGACCACCGGTTCGAGTGGACGCGCGCGGAGTTCCGCGCCTGGGCGGACGCGGTGGCGGGGCGGCACGGGTACACCGTGCGCTACGTACCGGTGGGCCCCGACGATCCGGAGGTGGGGCCGCCCACCCAGATGGCGGTGTTCAGCACCGCGACCACCACCGCGCCCGCCACCGCGACGGCACCGTCCATCGGCACCGTCACCCCACCCACCGCGCCGACTCGGAACACACCCTCCACCCCGACCGCCCCGCCCGCCCCGAAGGAGGACAAGGCCGCATGA
- a CDS encoding DinB family protein — protein MNTTPDGRPIPPPHADERTTLEAWLDFHRATLALKCSGLTDDQLRLPAAPPSTLTLLGLVQHMAEVERKWFRRVFAGEDVPPAFGQWEGNGFALHPERGIEETTAAWQTEIARARELVADASLDDSGRLPDEDAEQMGDPKVSLRWIIVHLIEEYARHNGHADLIREQIDGVTGV, from the coding sequence ATGAATACGACACCGGACGGCCGGCCGATCCCACCCCCGCACGCGGACGAACGCACCACGCTCGAAGCATGGCTGGACTTCCACCGTGCGACGCTGGCGCTCAAGTGTTCGGGCCTGACGGACGATCAGTTACGGCTCCCGGCGGCGCCACCGTCCACCCTGACACTGCTCGGTCTGGTGCAGCACATGGCGGAGGTCGAAAGGAAGTGGTTCCGGCGTGTATTCGCCGGCGAGGACGTGCCCCCGGCCTTCGGTCAGTGGGAAGGAAACGGCTTCGCCCTTCACCCGGAGCGGGGAATCGAGGAGACGACGGCTGCCTGGCAGACGGAGATCGCTCGGGCACGCGAACTGGTCGCGGACGCGTCGCTGGACGACTCCGGCCGCCTGCCCGACGAGGATGCCGAGCAGATGGGCGATCCGAAGGTCTCCCTGCGCTGGATCATCGTGCACCTGATCGAGGAATACGCCCGCCACAACGGCCACGCCGACCTCATCCGCGAACAGATCGACGGAGTCACGGGGGTGTGA
- the mmuM gene encoding homocysteine S-methyltransferase yields the protein MKPDRSLADALGEGSLVLDGGLSDQLRAQGCDLSDALWSARLLADGPEQIEAAHAAYVRAGAQVLITAGYQATYEGFARRGIGRARTSRLLADSVTLARSAGAAVAREVWVAASVGPYGAMLADGSEYRGRYGLSVRELERFHRPRIETLAEAGPDVLALETIPDTDEAEALLRATAGCGIPVWLSYTIAGDRTRAGQPLAEAFALAAGRDDVIAVGVNCCAPEDADDAVPLAASTTGKPVVAYPNSGERWDPEGKGWVGEGRGEGPLPPDRLHAWQQAGARLLGGCCRTNPAHTARLAAALASRRRGV from the coding sequence GTGAAGCCCGACCGTTCGCTCGCCGACGCGCTGGGCGAGGGCAGCCTTGTCCTCGACGGCGGGCTCTCCGACCAACTGCGGGCCCAGGGGTGCGATCTCTCCGATGCCCTGTGGTCGGCGCGCCTCCTGGCCGACGGGCCGGAGCAGATCGAGGCGGCCCACGCCGCGTACGTACGGGCCGGCGCCCAGGTGCTGATCACGGCCGGCTACCAGGCGACGTACGAGGGCTTCGCCCGCCGGGGCATCGGGCGGGCCCGGACGTCCCGGCTGCTGGCGGACAGCGTGACGCTGGCCCGGAGCGCGGGAGCCGCGGTGGCACGGGAGGTCTGGGTGGCGGCCTCGGTGGGCCCGTACGGGGCGATGCTCGCCGACGGCAGCGAGTACCGGGGGCGGTACGGGCTGTCGGTGCGGGAGTTGGAACGGTTCCACCGCCCGAGGATCGAGACCCTGGCCGAGGCCGGACCGGACGTCCTCGCGCTGGAGACGATCCCGGACACCGACGAGGCCGAGGCACTGCTGCGGGCGACCGCCGGGTGCGGGATACCGGTCTGGCTCTCGTACACGATCGCGGGCGACCGCACCCGCGCCGGCCAGCCACTGGCCGAGGCGTTCGCCCTGGCGGCGGGCCGGGACGACGTGATCGCCGTGGGCGTCAACTGCTGCGCCCCGGAGGACGCGGACGACGCGGTCCCCCTGGCGGCCTCGACCACGGGCAAACCGGTCGTGGCCTACCCGAACAGCGGGGAGCGGTGGGACCCGGAGGGGAAGGGGTGGGTGGGGGAGGGGAGGGGGGAGGGGCCCCTCCCCCCGGACCGCCTCCACGCGTGGCAGCAGGCCGGAGCCCGCCTCCTCGGCGGCTGCTGCCGCACCAACCCGGCCCACACCGCGCGACTTGCGGCGGCCCTGGCCTCGCGGCGACGCGGGGTGTGA
- a CDS encoding LLM class F420-dependent oxidoreductase, which yields MDLRIFTEPQQGASYETLLTVARATEDLGFDAFFRSDHYLRMGSADGLPGPTDAWITLAGLARETKHIRLGTLMTAGTFRLPGVLAIQVAQVDQMSGGRVELGLGAGWFEEEHTAYGIPFPKEKFARLEEQLAIVTGLWNTPSGETFSYDGTHYQLTDSPALPKPAQSKVPVLIGGHGATRTPRLAAQYADEFNIPFASIEDSERQFGRVRAAAEKAGRKADDLVYSTALVACVGRTDAEVARRAASIGREVEELKANGLAGSPAEVVDKIGRYGAIGASRLYCQMLDLDDLDHLELLSSQVQSQLGGAPVEQSTS from the coding sequence ATGGATCTTCGAATCTTCACCGAGCCCCAGCAAGGGGCGAGCTACGAGACGCTGCTGACCGTCGCCAGGGCCACGGAAGACCTCGGCTTCGACGCCTTCTTCCGCTCCGACCACTATCTGCGGATGGGCTCCGCCGACGGTCTTCCCGGCCCCACCGACGCCTGGATCACCCTGGCCGGTCTCGCGCGGGAGACCAAGCACATCCGGCTCGGCACCCTCATGACCGCGGGCACCTTCCGGCTGCCGGGCGTGCTCGCCATCCAGGTCGCGCAGGTCGACCAGATGTCCGGCGGGCGGGTCGAACTGGGCCTGGGCGCGGGCTGGTTCGAGGAGGAGCACACGGCGTACGGCATCCCGTTCCCCAAGGAGAAGTTCGCCCGCCTGGAGGAGCAACTGGCCATCGTGACCGGGCTGTGGAACACCCCGTCCGGGGAGACGTTCTCGTACGACGGGACGCACTACCAGCTCACCGACTCTCCCGCGCTGCCCAAGCCGGCCCAGTCCAAGGTCCCGGTGCTGATCGGCGGACACGGCGCGACTCGCACCCCGAGGCTGGCCGCGCAGTACGCGGACGAGTTCAACATCCCGTTCGCGTCGATCGAGGACAGCGAGAGGCAGTTCGGCCGGGTGCGGGCGGCGGCGGAGAAGGCGGGACGGAAGGCTGACGACCTGGTGTATTCGACCGCGCTGGTCGCCTGCGTGGGAAGGACCGACGCGGAGGTGGCGCGCAGGGCCGCGTCCATCGGACGGGAGGTGGAGGAACTGAAGGCGAACGGACTGGCGGGCTCGCCCGCCGAGGTGGTCGACAAGATCGGCCGGTACGGAGCCATCGGGGCGTCCCGCCTCTACTGCCAGATGCTGGACCTGGACGACCTCGACCACCTGGAACTGCTCTCCTCACAGGTCCAGTCCCAGCTCGGCGGCGCCCCCGTCGAACAGTCCACGAGCTGA
- a CDS encoding DUF6099 family protein — MDAERLIGAGRVALARSGAALDIVAEAWQAQALAQAIGDQLALHGPQELKTEARDLAETGARGVVSPDHPSLRTGGIRAARLSTVMDPYGALTGLGALLGEVGIALVSVACGTDEEGLYWQCIEAIDAADESNDRVLGMLRRLDQEEGTRERERVRAAEMNGG; from the coding sequence ATGGACGCGGAGAGGCTCATCGGGGCCGGCCGGGTTGCCCTGGCCCGGAGCGGTGCGGCGCTGGACATCGTGGCGGAGGCATGGCAGGCACAGGCCCTCGCCCAGGCGATCGGAGACCAACTGGCCCTGCACGGACCGCAGGAGCTGAAGACGGAGGCAAGGGATCTCGCCGAGACGGGTGCGCGGGGCGTCGTGTCACCCGACCACCCCTCGCTGCGCACGGGAGGGATACGGGCGGCGCGGCTCTCGACGGTCATGGACCCGTACGGCGCCCTGACCGGGCTCGGCGCGCTCCTCGGCGAGGTCGGGATCGCCCTGGTCTCGGTGGCCTGCGGGACGGACGAGGAGGGGTTGTACTGGCAGTGCATCGAGGCGATCGACGCGGCCGACGAGTCGAACGACCGGGTGCTCGGCATGCTGCGAAGACTTGACCAAGAGGAAGGGACACGCGAGCGCGAGCGGGTCCGGGCGGCCGAGATGAACGGGGGCTGA
- a CDS encoding nucleotide pyrophosphohydrolase, producing the protein MTELDVAGLQRRLVEFAAAREWEPYHTPKNLAAALSVEASELLEIFQWLTPEQAARVMEDPASAHRVRDEVADVLAYLLQFCDVLGVDALSALSEKIDRNEHRFPPSATGRSTSTSD; encoded by the coding sequence GTGACGGAACTTGATGTGGCGGGACTGCAACGCAGACTGGTGGAGTTCGCGGCGGCCCGCGAGTGGGAGCCGTACCACACACCGAAGAACCTGGCCGCGGCGCTGAGCGTCGAGGCGTCCGAACTGCTCGAAATCTTTCAGTGGTTGACGCCCGAGCAGGCGGCCCGGGTGATGGAGGACCCCGCCTCGGCGCACCGGGTGCGGGACGAGGTCGCGGACGTACTGGCCTATCTGCTCCAGTTCTGCGACGTGTTGGGGGTCGACGCGCTGTCCGCGCTGTCCGAGAAGATCGACCGCAACGAACACCGTTTCCCACCGAGCGCCACCGGCCGCTCGACGTCCACCTCCGACTGA
- a CDS encoding cell division protein SepF gives MSRYGGYDRYDATDEQWEGLAQVVPLRGRNEWPSRVDHRAVREDYAPEQRRFVVLRVQVFADARDVAERLIAQIPVLLDLTQADTDVAKRILDFSSGVVFGLGCGMHRVDRNVFLLAPAGTEVEGITAVVQQP, from the coding sequence GTGAGCCGGTACGGCGGTTACGACAGATACGACGCCACCGACGAGCAGTGGGAGGGCCTGGCTCAGGTCGTCCCCCTGCGGGGGCGCAACGAGTGGCCCTCACGCGTCGACCACCGGGCGGTCCGGGAGGACTACGCGCCCGAGCAGCGGCGTTTCGTGGTTCTGCGGGTACAGGTCTTCGCCGACGCGCGTGATGTCGCCGAGCGTCTGATCGCGCAGATCCCGGTGCTCCTCGATCTGACGCAGGCCGACACCGACGTGGCCAAGCGCATCCTGGACTTCAGCAGCGGGGTCGTCTTCGGCCTCGGCTGCGGCATGCACCGGGTGGACCGCAACGTCTTCCTGCTCGCCCCGGCCGGCACGGAGGTCGAGGGGATCACGGCGGTCGTCCAGCAGCCCTGA
- a CDS encoding excinuclease ABC subunit UvrA has translation MSGSTRTGGTRAPAGTAPSGPAGSHGVIRVHGARVNNLKDVSVEIPKRQLTVFTGVSGSGKSSLVFGTVAAESQRLINETYSTFVQGFMPTLTRPEVDVLEGLTTAIIVDQQRMGSDPRSTVGTATDANAMLRILFSRLGTPHIGSPAAFAFNVASVRASGAITVERGARRTVKATFSRTGGMCPRCEGRGTVSDIDLTQLYDDTKSLAEGAFTIPGWKSDSFFTVRVYAESGLLDPHKPIRKFTKKEMRDFLHREPTKVKVEGVNLTFEGLIPKIQKSFLSKDREAMQPHIREFVDRAVTFTTCPECDGTRLSEAARSSKIRGIGIADACAMQISDLAEWVRELDEPSVAPLLEALGGTLDSFVEIGLGYLGLDRASGTLSGGEAQRVKMIRHLGSSLTDVTYVFDEPTIGLHPHDISRMNDLLLRLRDKGNTVLVVEHKPETIAIADHVVDLGPGAGTEGGTVCFEGSVDGLRKGGTVTGRHFDDRAVLKETVRTPTGTLEIRGAATHNLRDVDVDIPLGVLTVVTGVAGSGKSSLVHGSLVRGSSVRGSAAGGTAGAGGAGGAAGAGGAGVVWVGQEPIRGSRRSNPATYTGLLEPIRKAFAKANGVKPALFSANSEGACPNCNGAGVVYTDLGIMAGVTTVCEECEGKRFLASVLDHHLGGRDISEVLAMSVAEAEEFFGGGEAHTPAAHRVLERLADVGLGYLTIGQPLTTLSGGERQRLKLATHMGEKGGVYVLDEPTAGLHLADVEQLLGLLDRLVDSGKSVVVVEHHQAVMAHADWIIDLGPGAGHDGGRIVFEGTPAALVADRSTLTGEHLSAYVGAA, from the coding sequence ATGAGCGGCAGCACGAGGACGGGCGGCACACGGGCCCCGGCGGGGACCGCCCCATCGGGGCCCGCCGGGAGCCACGGGGTGATCCGGGTGCACGGCGCGCGGGTGAACAACCTCAAGGACGTCAGCGTCGAGATCCCGAAACGGCAGCTGACGGTGTTCACCGGAGTTTCCGGATCCGGCAAGAGCTCCCTGGTCTTCGGCACCGTCGCCGCCGAGTCGCAGCGGCTGATCAACGAGACGTACAGCACCTTCGTCCAGGGCTTCATGCCCACCCTGACACGGCCCGAGGTCGACGTACTCGAAGGACTGACCACCGCGATCATCGTGGATCAGCAGCGGATGGGCTCCGACCCCCGCTCCACCGTCGGCACCGCCACCGACGCCAACGCGATGCTGCGCATCCTCTTCAGCCGGCTCGGCACCCCGCACATCGGCTCACCCGCCGCCTTCGCGTTCAACGTCGCCTCCGTCCGGGCGAGCGGCGCGATCACGGTGGAACGCGGAGCCCGCAGAACCGTGAAGGCGACCTTCAGCCGTACGGGCGGCATGTGCCCCCGCTGCGAGGGCCGGGGCACGGTCTCCGACATCGACCTGACCCAGCTCTACGACGACACCAAGTCGCTCGCCGAGGGCGCGTTCACCATCCCGGGATGGAAGTCCGACAGCTTCTTCACGGTTCGCGTCTACGCCGAGTCGGGACTGCTCGACCCGCACAAACCGATCCGGAAGTTCACGAAGAAGGAGATGCGGGACTTCCTTCACCGGGAGCCCACCAAGGTCAAGGTCGAAGGGGTGAACCTCACGTTCGAGGGACTGATCCCCAAGATCCAGAAGTCGTTCCTCTCCAAGGACCGGGAGGCGATGCAGCCCCACATCCGGGAGTTCGTGGACCGGGCGGTCACCTTCACCACCTGCCCCGAGTGCGACGGCACCCGGCTCAGCGAGGCAGCCAGATCCTCGAAGATCAGAGGCATCGGCATCGCCGACGCCTGCGCGATGCAGATCAGCGACCTCGCCGAATGGGTGCGCGAACTGGACGAGCCGTCGGTCGCCCCGCTGCTGGAGGCGCTGGGCGGGACACTCGACTCGTTCGTGGAGATCGGGCTCGGCTATCTCGGACTCGACCGGGCGTCGGGCACGCTGTCCGGCGGCGAGGCGCAGCGCGTCAAGATGATCCGGCATCTCGGCTCCTCGCTCACCGACGTCACGTACGTCTTCGACGAGCCGACGATCGGACTGCACCCGCACGACATCAGCCGGATGAACGACCTGCTGCTGCGGCTGCGCGACAAGGGCAACACGGTCCTCGTCGTGGAGCACAAGCCCGAGACGATCGCCATCGCCGACCACGTGGTGGACCTCGGGCCGGGCGCCGGTACGGAGGGCGGCACCGTCTGCTTCGAGGGTTCCGTCGACGGGCTGCGGAAGGGCGGCACGGTCACCGGCCGGCACTTCGACGACCGGGCCGTACTCAAGGAGACCGTGCGGACACCCACCGGCACCCTGGAGATCCGGGGGGCGGCGACGCACAACCTGCGGGACGTGGACGTGGACATCCCGCTCGGTGTGCTCACCGTCGTCACCGGGGTCGCGGGCTCCGGGAAGAGCTCGCTGGTGCACGGGTCGCTGGTGCGGGGTTCGTCCGTGCGGGGGTCGGCGGCGGGCGGTACGGCGGGGGCTGGCGGTGCTGGTGGCGCGGCGGGTGCGGGTGGTGCGGGGGTGGTGTGGGTCGGGCAGGAGCCGATCCGCGGGTCGCGGCGCAGCAACCCCGCCACGTACACGGGTCTGCTGGAGCCGATCCGCAAGGCGTTCGCCAAGGCCAACGGGGTGAAGCCGGCGCTGTTCAGCGCCAACTCCGAAGGCGCGTGCCCCAACTGCAACGGCGCGGGCGTCGTCTACACCGATCTCGGCATCATGGCCGGGGTCACCACGGTGTGCGAGGAGTGCGAGGGGAAACGCTTCCTGGCGTCGGTGCTGGACCACCACCTCGGCGGCCGTGACATCAGTGAGGTGCTGGCCATGTCGGTCGCCGAGGCCGAGGAGTTCTTCGGCGGCGGCGAGGCGCACACCCCGGCCGCGCACCGGGTCCTGGAGCGGCTGGCCGACGTCGGGCTCGGCTATCTCACCATCGGGCAGCCGCTGACCACACTGTCCGGCGGTGAACGGCAGCGGCTCAAGCTGGCCACGCACATGGGCGAGAAGGGCGGCGTCTACGTCCTGGACGAGCCGACGGCGGGGCTCCACCTCGCCGATGTCGAGCAACTGCTCGGTCTGCTCGACCGGCTCGTGGACTCCGGCAAGTCGGTCGTCGTGGTCGAGCACCACCAGGCGGTGATGGCGCACGCGGACTGGATCATCGACCTCGGTCCGGGCGCCGGTCACGACGGCGGGCGGATCGTCTTCGAGGGGACCCCGGCCGCTCTGGTCGCCGACCGCTCCACCCTGACCGGCGAGCACCTGTCGGCGTACGTGGGCGCCGCTTGA
- a CDS encoding TetR/AcrR family transcriptional regulator, with protein sequence MTESGERPLRADARRNRDLVLASARRLLSEGGGGSGNGGGGSGGATLDAIAKDAGVGIGTLYRHFPTREALVEAVYRNELAAVCEAAPALLADLPPVEAARAWMDRYIDFMIAKHGMADALRAVIASGRNPYAQSRDLLGSAIRLLLDAGAADGVLRKDVDADDVLISISGVALVTGEPNMREQAGRLLDLLLDGLRYRA encoded by the coding sequence GTGACAGAGAGCGGCGAACGGCCCCTGCGCGCCGACGCGCGGCGCAACCGCGACCTGGTCCTCGCGTCGGCGAGGCGGCTGCTCTCGGAGGGCGGCGGGGGCAGCGGGAACGGCGGCGGGGGCAGTGGCGGGGCGACCCTCGACGCGATCGCCAAGGACGCGGGGGTGGGCATCGGCACGCTGTACCGGCACTTCCCGACCCGCGAGGCCCTGGTCGAAGCGGTCTACCGCAACGAACTGGCGGCCGTCTGCGAAGCCGCCCCCGCGCTCCTCGCCGACCTGCCCCCGGTCGAGGCGGCGCGCGCGTGGATGGACCGCTACATAGACTTCATGATCGCCAAGCACGGCATGGCCGACGCGCTCCGCGCGGTCATCGCCTCCGGCCGGAACCCGTACGCGCAGAGCCGCGACCTGCTCGGCTCGGCGATCAGGCTGCTGCTCGACGCCGGGGCGGCCGACGGAGTCCTCCGTAAGGATGTCGACGCCGACGACGTCCTCATCAGCATCAGCGGCGTGGCCCTCGTGACGGGCGAGCCGAACATGCGCGAGCAGGCGGGCCGCCTGCTCGATCTCCTGCTGGACGGCCTGCGCTACCGGGCCTGA
- a CDS encoding ABC transporter permease, which yields MPVTALLHSEWIKIRSVRASYGSLLAVFVSTLAITLLVFATVGRAEADNGGDTVFNAFYVINFAQIAAISFGATAVSSEYTGGALRVSLSAVPHRSRFYASKIAVMAVAALAAGLAAGFTTFLVGQAFLGEYAIGLGEPGALRACFGAGIYLTAMALFAAGLTFLLRSAVAVISLLVPFILIVSFVVGDIAGGAAAYLPDRAGQQVLYQDPPEGPGPWAGLAVTLLWAAVSLLAGWWAVRRRDA from the coding sequence ATGCCCGTCACCGCGCTGCTCCACTCCGAGTGGATCAAAATCCGGTCGGTCCGCGCGAGTTACGGCTCGCTCCTGGCCGTCTTCGTCAGCACCCTGGCCATCACCCTCCTCGTTTTCGCCACCGTCGGCCGGGCGGAGGCGGACAACGGCGGGGATACCGTCTTCAACGCCTTCTACGTGATCAACTTCGCGCAGATCGCGGCGATCTCGTTCGGCGCCACCGCCGTCTCCTCCGAATACACGGGCGGCGCCCTGCGCGTCTCCCTGTCGGCCGTGCCGCACCGGAGCCGGTTCTACGCGTCCAAGATCGCCGTCATGGCCGTCGCCGCACTCGCCGCCGGCCTGGCCGCGGGGTTCACGACCTTCCTGGTGGGCCAGGCGTTCCTGGGGGAGTACGCCATCGGCCTCGGCGAACCGGGCGCGCTGCGGGCCTGCTTCGGCGCCGGGATCTATCTGACCGCGATGGCCCTGTTCGCCGCAGGGCTCACGTTCCTGCTGCGCAGCGCCGTCGCGGTGATCAGCCTGCTCGTCCCGTTCATCCTGATCGTGTCCTTCGTGGTCGGAGACATCGCCGGGGGCGCCGCCGCCTACCTTCCGGACCGGGCCGGACAGCAAGTCCTGTACCAGGACCCGCCGGAAGGCCCCGGCCCCTGGGCAGGGCTCGCCGTGACGCTGCTGTGGGCGGCGGTCTCGCTCCTGGCCGGCTGGTGGGCCGTGCGCCGGCGCGACGCGTGA